The genomic DNA CAAGTGAGTGGAACTGAAGATTACTCAGTGTATGATAATAACACAATCACACTCACCCACGCTCAAATAAGCGCCTACTCCCCGGGCCATAATGTGAAACAAGCGCCCCACTCTCATGAATAGTGTGCAAAAATGATTTATGTTtaggaaatttgtttttcaaagttgtttaaTAGCTGATGTCTACTCATCTATCACAAATGGAGCTAGGGTCGTGTGTTAGTCATTCAGAATCTATGTCAAGCAATTCACCATACCAGTAGATTTCATAGCAAGTGCAACCCAAACATTAGCTGAGCACAATCTTTACTACGCCTGAAGTAATTTAGTTCATTTATCTCCTACAGAGTAAAAGACGGATGGGTGCCGTCCTCTTATCTTCAGACCTCTTTGTTGGATGGATTACGACCCAGTCCAATCCGCACACTGTCGCACACTTCATGAAGGACTTCGTGGGTGACAAATGCGTGTTCCTCTGAAGTGTTGAAAGTCAGCAAAAAGTGCTTTACAATGTTTTAGAATGCAATTTAGCTCGGGAAAAGTTAAGCACTTGAGCTAAATACTTGTAACAAGATGTGCTGGCAACTTTCCATTTCGGATTAGTAACCCAAactgtgaaataaataataaaaatgataacaaaaaagaagaaaacagctATCGAGATGATTACAATAAGAACACAGACTGAGAGTATTCATGATCCACCTCCAAACAAAGACAAGAATTTGACTCAGCAACACTCGGATTAAagtattacaaaacaaattatgttCCAAGTAAGGGAAGGTGTTTTCAGTTCAGTTAGTATAACAGGCATACATAGCTAGAGAAAGAAATTTAGTGGCCCCTGTAACACTAGACTTTTTTGACCAATAATATAAATAAAGAGGTTATTGCTTTTCCCCAGCtagcagttgactttattacGTAAAGGACTTACACAGTTGTTCACACGTCACTCCGAAGAAGTTTTTAGTGCCGACAGAAACAATTGTACTTGTAGTCTTTGGTTTCGTAAATTGCTCGGCAGGGACCCTCGTTTTGACAAGGACAACTTTCACAAAGACTTTACGGAGAATAAATAGACCATATTTGATTGTTCTCAAACATTTGTACTAAAGATACTGATCATTAGTCATCATAGAAGTGATCTAAGCTcgccattaatttttttcaaaacctttagAGCTCCCacaggaataatttttttaatatgaaataacacccagaaaaataagaatattATAAAGATGAATTGGAATTGATGATTAAAAAGCAATTCACCGAAATTAAGTAATGATGAAAAACTTGCATTCATGGAAAACCTTTTAAAGGAGTGGtatttatttgaagaaaaaagttcacaCGAGACCTTCCTATGTTTACCGAAATGCACGCAGGCTTAGATTGTAGAAAAACATGCGATTGTACGAAGCGTATTACATCAGAAAGCACAAGCCGGGACTGAACTCCCGTGAGGAATGCACTGAACTTAACGATCttctattttaatgatttattttaatgagctattttaattaactgtttttaacacatattttagaacattttatcacGCCATTAGTTTTCATGCGTCCTACTGGCTAGTTCTacactatgctaatttacagtggcatctccaacgtttaaaaccatagcgcaaatattttatcgtcctccctggtgatgccgtagaacggcgaaagctcggagtgaataaagaaagaaccacagtagcacttaaaggcttcatttgatcaatatcccacatcattacgacatgctactaaaggacacgttcaaacgtttagaaaaaccgaaagttaccTACTCGGTTGCCTTGttatggcatttctcgcggctgagaacgaaaattgaTGCCTGGTAGATTTGCCGCAGGCCGACTTAAAAGATTTCTATTgtcggtaaggaaaaagtcaataaaatagaatctttttaaattgaaagtaattacgccaattgtttgttttgtaatgattcaaatcgtttttcatcttgagccttattGTCAACGCACTATACGACTTTTTTTCGCATATTGTGAatcctatttttttcattccttagtaaagacaacttttcttgtcagtaaagggctattgtatAAAACATGGTTTCCTGTAGATGTGGAGTTTCTCTTCTCTTGTTCAATTCCatatctcactcgttcgctacGTTTACTCGTGAGCACCcgaggagaaattccatatctacgcgcgtcCGTGTATTATTCACTATTTGTCATTCAGCTTAAACATCTCACGTCATGAGAAATCTCAAAAACACGAACCAAACGGTAAGAATCGGCAATAATCGCTACAATGACTTGTTAATAATGAATTATTTGAGTTATTATCcaagtgaaagtaaaaaaaaggcgCGAAAAAAGAGGGGAGTTTAAAGAAAGGCGCAAAAAAGGGGAGTGTACAGAAAGGCGCAAAAAAAGGAGATTGTAATTTTGGATGAAACATGAGGGGCTCCATACACAAGTACTAATCAATGGCAATATGAGAAACATTTCCTTGCAGCAGAGCAATTTTAATTTGGATCGAAACCCCTCCGACAAACTACAATTGATAAACTATTGAAGAAaatctctcaaaaaaaaaccaaggtaTTTGATCAGCTGAAACAAACCAATGTTTAATAGACAGCGACAGAAAGAAAACCGTGTGGGTGTGACTTGCGACTTTATGCTGTAAGTCAACTGTCCAAATACGGGCGGAACAGAACACCGCGTTTGTCAACCGCAGCTTTATTTAATAACAATAGAGCTTTGTTGAGACGCTTAAAACACCACTGTTTTCTGATAAAACTCATAAAGTGCAGAAGACATCTTCGTGCCCTGctcagtcacagtcacagtcacagtcacattCCAGGTGAGGTAAGTTTCTCCGGAATACATGTCCTACTGAGTTGCTTTTACAGTCTTCGTCTGATTTTAAATTGcagcatgaaaaaaaatacgtATCTCAGTCTCATTCTTAAATCGTGTATTTATGAATGTATACTCACCGTGGAAATCCAATTCGATTTAAGTATTAcaatcgaatcattacggtgtATTCCTTGAAAGATTCCTTCCTGGCTaagagaaatatgaaatatacatgACTGAGAGATATAAAAAATATGCCCCTCACAgaaaggggagggggaggggaatcCCTTCTTTCAAGCCCCCTACCGACCTTTCGCCTATTTACgtcttctttcatttcagttAGTCCGAAGAACTGCATATGAAAGACTAAGGATCGAAATTTTGCGTCTCTGTTCCTTTTCCTGCCTTCCATCCTTTTTCTCTCGTATCTCGTCTTTTCCCGAATTCTTTATTCTCGTGTCTCTCCACCTCGCGTACCCCGGTGGGGTTGTTAATAAGTAGATTAGCAAAAGCACTAGATCGAAGACTTACACACTTAGATCGTCCGATTGTGAATAACTTAATTTTGATTAAGTTGCTTACATGATCGGTTAATTTTAGCGGACAAATTTAAATCACTTCTATATATTTTTAAGCCAgatataagaaaaaaaggattacAAAGCGTAGTCGCGCTAGAAAAGTGTGATCTGTAGACCcctgaaattaattcaaacaacTGCCTTTTAATGAAATACTTAACTGCTTAATATTAATAGTTTTCTCTCACAGGTCTCATTCAACATGGTTCTAATCTGGGCTTTTGTGTCCTTGATTCTGAGCATTGTGtcgttaatttttttgcagcCTGCATACGGtttgtatattttgttttttacatctCTGGAAAGATTGCATTACTCTTATAAAGtatatgaaatgaaatgtttttctgtttcaaagCCTTTATTTGAATTGAGACATGGAAGCTTCCAACCACTTTATTAGGTACACAGCAGGCGTCAGAAATATATTTAGCCATCTTCATCACAACAAGTTTtgattatattttaatttgttgttttttgtaattgttgtttttgttgttactgttttttctttttaattatttgtttgtttctttatttattttatcaggAGCCGGATATTGTGACGGTAAAGCAGATGGAAACTATCGAGATCCCGATAATTGTTATGGATATATAGCTTGCTCCAATCAAATCGTGTACAAAATGAGCTGCAGTTCCGGCCTCAAATACAACGAGAAATTAGACCAGTGTGATTGGCCAGAAAATGTGCAATGCAGTCCTGGTAAGGTACATTTGCTGTTCTCCCAAcgaatttttattatttctcatTGTAACGTCACCAAATTAAGTAACTGGCCATTATTATTCATCACTTATCACGGGAGGGTGGGGGGTGTCAGGATAATATTACCTAATCTCCACCTGATCCAGCATTAATCTTTCCAATATTCGTATTATCCTATGTTCCCTCTGTATGCTCTGTTAGCGATGACTGTCCCCCCCCCTtctccgttccccctgaaaaccgtGTGATCCCAAAATCCACCGACCCTACCCCTCTAGGTAGATGCCATCTACCTCACACGAGCACCTATAAAGCAATTGACGAAGGAAGATACTGTACGTTTCCGAAACCAGTTTTGTTGGCTATAACGGTTCTTCTAGGAACTCTACGGCCACTGTTAACGACATTAAAGTCATTGCCACATTCGCTGAAAAGCGCAGATATATCCTAGTCCCCCAATTGTTGCTTATCGGAAGGAAATGTCCCTGAAAGATCCTCATGTTAGAGCACAACTTCCTTCACTTTTATCTCTGACACGACAGGATAGTTGAAAAGTAAAGATAACCTGTACTAAACAGGGTACAAGGAACaggttattttattaaacattTGCGCTTGAATCTTTGGCTGAACAGGTCACACtggacgaaatcacatgtttccgtatttctgaaacgtggcggaaacatgcaactccatgtttccgttatgtttaacatgcacaaaaagtggtccggttccgttgtatacgcagcaacggaaacgcgagaaaacgtcacgaaaccggtaacggaaacacaggttatccgtcgtgtttccagaacggtttaacatgtttctgccacgtttccgtttacggattcttgcaatttcgtcctgtgtcaATGATATGCTTCAAAGTCTCTCTTTCTCCTTATTGGTCAGTTTGATTTTTGGTATCTCAAACAAAAAGAACTGATACGGAAAAATATGGGCACATCTCAGATTTGAATGTTACTTTTGATTTCTAACGCAAGttcgtttagttttttttatgtcatttttttatttttgtgtatAATCTTTTTTTGGAAAGAAAGACGTAGGTGTTTCGAATTACAGGTCATATTTTGGGGCTCCTTTCCTTACTCTGGGTGTTTTCCAACTAAATCGTTCTTTCAGTTGACGGTGGCTGGTCTGACTGGAGTGTTTGGGGTCCATGCACTGTTACCTGTGGCGGTGGAACTCAAGCACGAAATCGCAGCTGCACCAACCCCCCTCCTTCCAATGGTGGTAAGAAATGCACTGGACCTGACACAGAGACCCAGCAATGCCAAACTATGATTTGTCCGTGTAAGTACCACCGCAGCCAGAGCATAAGCTACTTGTGAGCCAAGTCTTTGCGGTTTTTGCGCTTAAGTGTTCTGTAACATCTGTAAATCTCTCTAAGTCTTAAGGCGAATTACAAAGAGGGCACCCATGTGCACCCAATCACTCAGCCTCTTAATACCCAGTAACCCAGCTTAGTATGCCTTTCCAGTTAGTCAATCAGAGACAATTTCCCAAGAAAAAGAAGTTGTTTGGAGTCGCCTTTGTGGTTTTAGCCACGTCACCAGGATGGGTTACAACAAGGCATTAATTAACATTACCAAGTTAAGTGGACGAGCAGGGAAGTCATTCGATATAAAAAGTGTTCTCAAGTATAGTGGTGCTTTTGATCGCCAAATTGAAAAGCCCACCCCAATTCACAGCACATGccaatgttttaattaaatggCACTGAAAAGAGTAACctagaaagagagaaaaagaaaaatgaaaaaaggagaaTAATGGAACAGAATAATGAAACATATGTCGTTCTGAACCCACACCAAGATAAGGTTCTTGAGTATACAAACATCGACTTATGCATATGTTCAAGAATGAGAACTGCAAAGTTCTGCTAATATTGTTTGCGCCTAGAATATCGGGAACTAAGGTCTTGTTTTGAACTTCAAATTAATTATTATGAAAATTCTTAGAATTGCACTTCAATCCACCTTTAAAAGAAGGACTGAGAAGGGCTGAAAACAGTTTgcaattcaatttaaaaaatgaaagtcGATTAATGTCGATCATTTCTAAACTGTAGAGGATTTGTCTTCCTATCAATCGTTAATGGTCAAAGGGCCCAAAAACTTGACTGACAACCaccaaaataggtaaaatttaACCGTCAACCGTCAAAGCTACACTCCCTTTGAGATCCTCGCATATATTTTTTATGGTCCCTTAGGCATtcttctcttttaattttaatgtttgCATTCTGGTTTGTGATCTTTTCAGTTGACTGTACAGAAAAACCAGATGGAAATTACAAAGATCCCAACAACTGCTTTGGGTTCATTGCCTGTTCCAATGGCATAGCGCACCAGATGAATTGCCCGCATGATCTCAAGTATAACGAGAAAAAAGATATATGCGATTGGCCTGAAAATGTCACCTGCTAAATGTGATTTACTTGTTAGTAATACTGACTCAGTCATGTGGAAAATTTCCAAATAGCTCCTGAGTTAAACTATGTAATAAGCTAATAATACAGCGCTGATAATACAGCGATATATGATTAAAACAATCACATGATATTTGTGTTgagttttctttaataaaactacagtaaaagacaaaaaacaaaatgaaaaacaaaagaaagtctTTGAGGGAGAAATATTCAGTTCATACTCCTAAATCGACTTGAAGTTGGTTGAATTAAACGAAAAATGTACACTATAGGGCAATATCAACAGACCTGGAGGTTTGGATGCATGGAAAAATTAACGACGggcaaaattgaatttaaaacaatcTACGTTAAATAACCATGTTTTAGTGTGAGTGGAAAGAAAGTCAAAATATCACGGGAAGGGGGCAGTTATGGTACCAAGTTACTAAGCGATTGTCCTACGAAGCATTTTCCGCCGGCAGGTTTTGTTGCAGTAGAAATGTATCCCACTTCAAATCAACGTAAAGCGTACTAAATACAAACTAGcaaacaaaatcagaaaaattaaaaatacatctcCAACAATCTAGGTTCCTATTCTGCACTTTTATTTCGTTCTGtgcttttattttgtgtttttgtgttgtgtttttgtgttgtgtttttgtgttgtgtttttgtgttgtgtttttgttttgttcttctatttttgctgttgttgttttgtggtTGCTGCCTCTAAATTATTGGAGACGAAGCCGCAATATCGGCCACTGGTGTctaaatccaaaatcggccactagggtccaaaatccaaaatcggccaccagtatccaaaatccaaaatcggcaACTAGTTTCCTAATTCCAATATTGGCCACTATTGTCCAAAATTCAATATTGGTCACTAGGGACCataatccaaaatcggccactagtgtccaaataTCAATATCGGCCACTAGTTTCCAAAATCCAAtatcggccactagggtccaaaatccaaaatcgtcCGCTAATGTCCTAACTCCAATATCGGCCACTAGTATCCAAATATAAAGTTGCCGATACTATTCAAAATGTAAAATCGGTCACTAATATCGAAAAATTTTTTAGAATTTGTCACTTgtgttaaaaatccaaaattaGCCACTAGTGTCTAAAGAATAATATCGGCCATCAATGCCTAAATcggccattagtgtccaaaaaTATGAAACCGGCCATTAGTATCCAAAATCCAACATCGGCCACTAGTTTCCCAATTCTAAAATCGGCAGCTAATGTCAAAAATCCaaatttggacactagtgttcaaaatctaaaatcggccacttgGGTCCAAAATATAAAATCTGCTTCTTGTGTCCTTATTCCATAAACGATTTATGAAtgcaaaatctaaaatcggccacaaGTGTCTTAAATCTAACATCGGCTACTAATGTACAAAATCCGAAATCATCATCATAATTGTTATCATCGTCACTGTCACCGTCTCTGCACTCTATTACCGTCGTTGTCACCCGAGGCTGTAGATAATTGCTtctctttttactttgttttgaactttgtaatttttttaatgttttctttgcatttgtttttattgtaggTGGATCAAGTTACTGTAAATGTTACAATAGTCAAGTGTGCTGGTTGTGGCTCTTTCGATGATGGTGAAACTTGCTGTTTTAATCTACAGGGATCTTGGATGTGTTATCCAATTCCGCGGGCACCTAGGATGGCAAGCGTTTAAGAAGGAAATCGTTATTGTGAGTTGCTTCTACTATTACTAAACGACGGCTGATGATCTTTCCATATACATTTTTTCAGAACTGAGTTTTGCTATCAAGGAATCCTTTATTGTAAACTGGACTTTTGCGCCTTTTCTATCCCGTTTTAATTTCAACATTACGAAAgtatgtagttttttttttgttcctcaaTATTTCGATCTTAGTAAAATGTGTTACGGTTGTTTTCAATTACTGTTTTCGTCTGTAGGTTATCAAATTATCAGTTTTGCCTTTCCCTTTATAGCATGTGTTTGTAGAGGTTCTCACAAACTAGCCTGGCTGATTTTACGATTGTCTCAAAGAATATCATGATTGTTATTACATCCATTATACCTCAGGACCACTTACAGAGCTGGCATAGCCTCCAAGCATGTTATATTTTCGCTTACCTTGGATGTTCTCCAcgatttctttaaaacaatcaCTGCAGCTAAACATTAGTTGATTCTGGGGATGTTACGAGAGTGGCGACGAAAAGTGCTTGTAATACCTCAGCATCTCCCTTTCGTATACACAGTGGAAATATCAATGCCTTTGTTAGCTTGTAATTAAATTCAGGGAGTTTATCTTGATACTGGTATACGATACGATATAACGATTTGGGCTGCTAGCGAGTGACCTAACGTTTAGAAATGATTGTCTTTGCATGTTCCAGAATCTCGACCGTGGACACCACTATTTTGAATTTTACTGAGCAACAATGTTATATTCCTCTCTTTTCCATTTCCAGGCGATTTCCTTGAACAATTAGGAGCTACACAAAAGATATCTCTTGATTTCAATGATAGTGCAgctgctttttgttttcaaagaaagagGATAAAAGAAGCTGCTGCTGCCTAGGATGCCTACCCCTGTACTCCTTGCAGGCGAGTTTGCGCATCCAGCATTGGTCTTCATGCAAATGTTGTCTCAATCAAACACCAGCCATTGAATTGTCCCGCCCCCTCATCTGTCTCTAGAGACAGGATATACCATCTCAGAGAGGCTGTCTACTACCAATTAATTATAAAGAAATTCCGATAAAAGGTGGTCAAGGTCAGATGCATCTAGGCTTTTAGTTCTTtggttttttcatttcagttacaTCTACAAAGTGAGCAAGAGTGTCTGTTTTATTAACCATCTTTTTGTGTTAAAGCCTATCAGTTTACTAATTGATACAATCACAAATAGCTTCCTGGCTTTCGTCAATGCTTGTTGCAGAGGTTTCCAGAtcgcaacaaaatttgcttAGTGAATGAACTTATTCGTCTTCGTCAACACTCGTTTGGTGACTTGTTTAATAGattctttaaaaagaaaacaggtttCGTTTTCGCAGTTTTAGTTGCAAGTTTTGAATTTGCCAGTTTTCGAGAATAAAAATACACGGTTTCTGGCCTTTTCCGTGGAAACGGTCAGTATGGCAATATCCCGACAGattaaaaaccaatcagaacgctcgGATTCACCTCCGCACTACCCTGCCATATAATAATAACACACAATAATATTATATGcatttataaaaattacaaaagaaaataaggctAAGAAAGGCCTAGAAAGTGATAGAATTCATGGAAAGACTGATTTACCAGATAATTCGGGGATTGACACAACTGCAATCTAATGTAAAGTGAATACATGTAACTAATAATCTTAAAAATCTTTGAATTAGAGAAGGCTTGAGAATTATTTCATGTAGAGTTCCATACTTTGGAGACCC from Pocillopora verrucosa isolate sample1 chromosome 10, ASM3666991v2, whole genome shotgun sequence includes the following:
- the LOC131771380 gene encoding probable endochitinase; its protein translation is MVLIWAFVSLILSIVSLIFLQPAYGAGYCDGKADGNYRDPDNCYGYIACSNQIVYKMSCSSGLKYNEKLDQCDWPENVQCSPVDGGWSDWSVWGPCTVTCGGGTQARNRSCTNPPPSNGGKKCTGPDTETQQCQTMICPFDCTEKPDGNYKDPNNCFGFIACSNGIAHQMNCPHDLKYNEKKDICDWPENVTC